The sequence below is a genomic window from Qipengyuania flava.
GAAACCTTCTCGCGACTTCGTCATTGCCTAGGCAGTGACGCGACGGACCGGGATCGGCGCACTGCCGGTCCCGGTCCTGTCGTTTGGGGCTCTTGAAGAACGGGAAACAGCATGGCCAAGCCGCCGACGAAGAAACGCACTGCCAAACGCAAGGGCCCGGAGAAGTTTGGCCAGCGCCGGCTCGAAGTCCGCGGGGCGATGATCAAGGACATCCCCGGCATCGCGAACCTTGTGCGCCGTGTGTACGAGGACATGCCCGCCTACACCCACGGCGAAATCCGCGGGCAGATCAACAACTTCAAGGAAGGCTGCTTTGTCGCGCTGCTGGACGACGAGGTGGTCGGCTATTGCGCGACCATGCAGATCGCCGAAGCGCTGGCCTTCCAGGACCACGACTGGGACGAGATCACCGGCAATGGCTATGGCAGCCGCCATGATCCCACCGGCGACTGGCTCTACGGCTACGAGATGTGCGTCGATCCCAAGGTGCGCGGTGTGCGCATCGGACGGCGCCTGTATGAAGAGCGCCGCGCGCTGGCCGAAGAAAAAGACCTCACTGGCATCGTCTTTGCCGGCCGCATGCCCAACTATCGCCGCTTCCGCCGGCGTGTGGACGGCCCGCAGGACTATCTGGACAAGGTGGTCGAGAAAAAGCTGCACGATCCCGTCCTGCGCTTCCAGATGGCCAACGGGTTCGAGCCCGAACGCATCCTCGAAGGCTACCTGCCCGAAGACAAGGCGAGCATGGCCAACGCCGTGATGATGGTCTGGCGCAACCCCTATGTGGAGCGCGACCAGCCGGTGAAGAAGCGCCTGCCGCGCGGGGTGGAATCGGTGCGTGTGGCGACCTGCCAGCTGCAGGCACGCCAGCTTGCCGACTACGACGAATTCATGCGCGCCATCGAATATTTCGTCGATGTTGCAAGCGATTACGAAAGCGACTTCATCGTCTTTCCCGAGCTGTTCACACTGATGCTGCTGAGCTTCGAGGAAAAGGAGCTCTCGCCGGTCGAGGCGATCGAGCGCCTGTCCGAATACACCCCCCGCCTGCGCAGCGACATTTCCGAGATGGCGATGCGCTACAACATCAACATCATCGCCGGATCGCATCCCACGCGGATGGAGGACGGGGACATCCATAATGTCGCCTATGTCTGCCTGCGCGACGGGTCGGTCCATGCTCAGGAGAAGATCCACCCGACGCCCAACGAGCGCTACTGGTGGAACATCAAGGGCGGCGACAAGGTCGAGGTTATCCAGACCGACTGCGGGCCGATCGGCGTGCAGATCTGCTACGATAGCGAGTTCCCCGAACTCAGCCGCCGGCTCGCCGACGAAGGCGCGCGGATCATCTTCGTGCCCTTCTGCACCGATAGCCGCCAGGGCTATCTGCGCGTGCGCTATTGCGGCCAGGCGCGCGCGATCGAGAACCAGTGTTTCGTGGTCCTCTCGGGCAATGTCGGGAACCTGCCAAACGTCGCCAATATGGACATCCAGTATGCGCAAAGCTGCATCCTGACGCCCTGCGACTTTCCCTTCGCGCGCGACGGGATCGCGGCCGAGGCCAGCGAGAACGTGGAGACGCTGACCATCAGCGACATCAACCTTGCCGACCTGAGCTGGGCCCGCGCCGAAGGAACGGTCCGCAATCTCGCCGACCGGCGTTTCGATCTCTACCGCATCGAGTGGGACGAGGACGGCAAGCACCCCGGAAAGCCGCGCCCGCGCCGCGAACCGCTCGGCCCCTCGCACGCCGGTGGCGGCTGACCGCCGCTTAACAGCCGTTTCACCCGCCATTCAGCGCGGCCTTGCGAAGGTCCTCCCATGAAGACGACCAGACGAACGCTTTTGAAAGGCGCTGCGATCGGCGGGCTCGCCATGATGGGTGGCGGCGCCCGTGCTGCGCTTGCCGGGCCTGCTGAGGGCCTGAAGGCATCCGCCAATGCCCGCGGCTTGCAATTTGGCATCGCCACCAACCGGATCGAAGTCGCCAACCCGGCCCTGGCCGAGCTGATCGCGCGCAACGCTTCGGTCACCCTCACCCGCAACGACATGAAGTGGGGCCGGGTCGAGGCCGAACGCGGGACGCGCGATTACACCCACGCCCGGACAGTGTCCGACTTTGCCGAGCGCAACGGGCTGGCCCTGCGCGGCCATAACGTCGTGTGGGCCATGGACGTGTTCATGCCCGACTGGTTCGTGGAAATGGAACGCCAGCCGCGCCGGCAGGCTCGCCGCGACATGAAGAGCGAGATGTGGCACCACGCCCATAGGCTCGAGGCCGCCTTCCCCCAGGTCCGGTCATGGGATGTCGTCAACGAGGCGGTGAACCCGCGCTCGGGCAAGCTGCGCAACTCCGTGCTCACCCGCACGCTGGGCGATCGCTATTTCGATCTCGCTTTCCAGATCATGCGCGCCAAGGCGCCCGGCGCGCAGCTCGTCTATAACGACGCGGTCGACTGGCGGCCCAACGGCGCCCATCGCGACGGCATCCTGCGCCTGCTCGAAGGCGCACTCAAACGCGACGTTCCGATCGATGCCGTAGGGATCGAAGGCCATCTCGGACCCTGGCTTGGGCGAGAGGCCGACTATCGCGGCTGGTCGGCGTTCCTCGACGAGCTTGCCGACCTTGGTCTTCCCGTGATCATCACCGAGCTCGATTGCGACGACCGCAACCTTGGCAGGGTCAGCCCCGCCCGCCGCGACCAGCTTTTCGCGGAGGAAACCGAGCGCTACCTCGACCTGACGCTCGACAACACCAATGTCCGGCAAGTCGTCGCCTGGACCGCGGTCGACACCGATATCGACGCCTTCTGGAAAGGCGCCACGCGCCCTCGCTGGATTCCCGCCAACAAGAGCTTCCTAGGCGGCGTGTTCGATACCGGGCTGCGCCGGACCCCCACCTACGCTGCCATTGATCGCGCGCTGAAAGCAGCGCCGCTGCGCTAGGTGCCCAAAAAGCCCGCCGGAACCCTGCGAACCACAGGTGACAAGCACGCGAAGGTTCAATAGTCAGGGCGCATGGCATCGGCTGAATTTGCAAGCCCGGCGGTCGCGGACGCGCTGGTGATCCTGGGGGCCGCAGGGCTCGTGATCCCTGTGTTCACCCGCTTCCGGGTTACCCCGATCATCGGTTTCATCCTGATCGGCGTTGCCGTGGGTCCTTACGGGCTCGGCCGGCTCGTCTTCGAGCATCCCTGGTTATCCTACATAACCATATCCGATCCCGAGACCCTCGAGCCATTTGCCGAGTTTGGGATCATCCTGCTGCTCTTCGCAATCGGTCTCGAACTCAGCTTCAACCGCTTGTGGCAAATGCGAAAACTCGTATTCGGCCTCGGGGCGATGGAGCTGATCGTGATCGGCAGCTGCCTTGCCATCGCGCTGTCGATGATGGGCCAGTTCTGGACCGGCGCGCTGGCGCTGGGCTTTGCCCTTGCCTTCTCCTCGACTGCCATCGTGCTGCCGATCGCAGGCACGCATTCGCCGGTCGGGCGCGCGGCGCTCGCCATGCTGCTGTTCGAAGACATCATGATCGTCCCGATCATCTTCATCCTTGGCGCCATGGCTCCCAATGCGGCGGGCGAAGGCTGGGAAGGCATGCTGACCACGCTTTGGCAGGGCGGCCTCGTGATCGCCGCCATGATGATCCTTGGGCGTTTCGCCCTTCCCCGCCTGTTCGGCCAGGCAGCGCGCACAAAGAGCCCCGAGCTCTTCCTTGCCGCCTCCTTGCTCGTGGTGATCGGCGCAAGCCTCGCCACGGCGGCGGTTGGCCTGTCGCCCATCGTCGGCGCGCTGATTGCAGGGCTGCTGATCGCCGAGACCGAGTATCACGGCGAGGTCGAGGCGATCATGGACCCCTTCAAGGGCCTCGCGCTCGGTATCTTCCTGATTACCGTCGGCATGAGCATCGACCTGCAGACCATATGGGAGAATCTCGGCCTGATCGCGACGGCGGTCCTGCTGATCCTGCCCTTCAAGGCGCTGGTCACCGGCGTGCTGCTGCGCCTGATGGGCGCCCGACGCAGCACGGCGGCGGAAACCGGCATCCTGATGGCGAGCCCTTCGGAAACCAGCCTGATCATCATTGCCGCGGCCAGCTCTGCCCTGCTCATCCAGCCCGGTACGGCGCAGTTCTGGCAGATCGTGACCGCCATCGGCCTCACCGTCACGCCCCTGCTCGCCCGCCTCGGGAGAGCGATCGCTCGGCGGGTTGAGCCGGTGCCCGAACTTCCCGAGGATGCGGAGGACGAACCGCGGGTCATCATCGTCGGTGCGGGCCGTGTCGGCCTGCTGATCGCGCAAATGCTGAGCGCGCATGACAAACCCTATGTCGCGCTCGATTCCGACCCGGACCTGATTGAGAGCGCCAAGCGCAAGGGCTTCAGGGCCACCTTCGGGGATGCAGCGCGCGGCGATGCAATGACCCGCCTCGGCATCGAGAAGGCCCTTGCCGTGGTCCTCACCATGGACGAACCCGTGCTGGTCCAGCGCCTCGTCTCGAAACTGCGCAAGGAGCACCCCGACCTCCTGATCGTGTGCCGTGCGCGCGATGTCGGGCATGCTGCCGCCCTGTACCGTGCTGGAGCCAGCCACGCAGTGCCCGAAACGCTCGAAAGCTCGCTGCAATTGTCCGAAGCCGTGCTGGTCGACATTGGCGTTGCCATGGGGCCGGTGATCGCCTCGATCCACGAAAAGCGCGACGAGTTCCGCGAGCAGATCGAGCAGGAAGGCGCGCTCGCCTACAAGCCCAAGCTGCGGACCAGCACGACCGAGGCCTGAGGCATGCCGGCACTCGAAACGCGGTCGGACTGCGCGCGCTGCGCGGCGCTGTGCTGCATTGCCTACCCCTCTGACGAAATGCCCGGCTTTGCCGCAAGCAAGGCGCGCGGCGAGCCCTGCCCCAAGCTGAAGGTCGACGGTCTGTGTTCGATCTACGAGACACGGGCCGAGGATGGCTTTGGCGGGTGCATCCGTTTCGAATGCTTCGGAGCCGGCCAGCACGTGGTCCAGACGCTGTTCGATGGACGGGACTGGCGCGGCGATCCCGCCTTGCTCGGGCCGATGGTCGATACCTTCCTCGCCATGCGACCGGTGAGCGATCTCGCCTATCTCGTTGAAAGCGCGCTGGCGGTGGAGCTCGACGATGCGCAGCGCAGCGCGCTTGCCAATGTCCAGACAGAGCTGGCCGACATTGCGAGCACGCGCGTGGGACTGTCCGATCAGGCCCGGATTGGTGCGGCGGAGCAAACGATCCGGCGCATCTACGCCTCGATCGATCGGGCCAAGCTGCTCAAATCCTGAACCTTTTCCTCACCCGGACATTGGCTGGGTGAAGGAGACAATCATGAGCAATCCCGACCCGACAAAGCCGACGCCCAACAGCGAGAAGTTCAAGCCGCAAAATGTGCAGGACCCGGTGAGCACCACCGAGCCGCCGACGGCCAATGCCGACAAGCCCGCCGACACGGGCGGTCAGGACATTCCGCGCGGGAGCGAACCCGAAGTCTCGCGCCAGGGCTAGGCGGGCCTAGCCCTTTATCGCGCTCCGCACCGCGTCGAGCGCGTCACCAGCCTTGCTGCCGTCCGGACCACCGCCCTGCGCCATGTCCGGGCGGCCGCCGCCGCCCTTCCCGCCCAGCGCTTCTACGCCCGCGCGCACCAGATCGACCGCGCTGAAGCGGTCGGTAAGGTCATCGGTTACGGCGACGGCAAAGGCACCCTTGCCCTCGTTGACCGCGCAGATCGCTGCGATGCCCGAGCCCATGCGGGTCTTGGCTTCGTCGAGCAGCGGGCGCAGTTCCTTGGGGCTAAGCCCTTCGATGACCTGGCCCGAGAAGGTGACACCGCCGATATCCTCGTCGGCCGGACCGGCATCGCTGCCGCCACCGCCGCCAAGCGCCAGGGCGCGTTTCGCATCTGCCAGTTCCTTTTCGAGCTTCTTGCGCTCGTCCACCAGCGCTGCGACGCGGGCCGGAGCCTCGTCGGGCGAGGTTTTCAGTGCGCTGGCAATAGCCTTGACCGCCTGGTCACGCGCGACCAGCCACTGGCGCGCCGCTTCACCGGTCAGCGCCTCGATGCGCCTCACGCCGGAGCTGACCGCGCTTTCCGAGACGATCTTGAAAACGCCAATATCGCCGGTCGCCTTGACGTGGGTACCGCCGCACAGCTCGACCGAGTAGTTGCGACCTTCGCCGCCCTTGCGGCCCATCGAGAGCACACGGACTTCGTCGCCGTACTTTTCGCCGAACAGCGCCAGCGCGCCTGCCTCGACCGCATCTTCGGGCGTCATCAAGCGCGTGCCGACCTGTTCGTTGGCACGGATTTCCTCGTTCACCTCGGCCTCGATCGCAGCGATATCCGCGTCGTCGAGCGGCTTGGGGTGCGAGAAGTCGAAGCGGAAGCGGTCGTCCGAGACCAGCGAGCCCTTCTGGGTCACATGCCCGCCAAGGCGGTTGCGCAGCGCTGCGTGCACGAGGTGCGTTGCCGAGTGGTTGGCGCGAATGCGGTCGCGGCGATCCGCATCGACTTCGAGGTGGACCGCATCGCCCACCGAAACCGTACCCTTTGTAACCTTGGCCACATGGGTGTGCAGGCGGCCGAGCGGCTTGTTGGTCGTCTCGACCGCGATCTCGAGGCCTTCGGGCGTCCAGATGCGTCCGGCATCGCCCGTCTGGCCGCCGCTTTCGCCATAGAAGGGCGTCTGGTTGACCAGCAGGATAACCTCTTCACCTTCGGAAGCCGACTGCACTTCGCTGCCGTCCTTGACGATGGCCACCACGGCAGCTTCGCCCGTGGTCGAGCTATAGCCGGTGAATTCGGTCGAGCCTTCGCGTTCGGCGATATCGAACCAGACTTCCTCGCTGGCCGCTTCGCCCGAACCCTTCCAGGCAGCGCGCGCGGCAGCCTTCTGCTGCTCCATGGCCGCATCGAAGCCCTCCTTGTCGACCCCGATGCCGCGGCTGCGCAGCGCGTCTTCGGTAAGGTCGTAGGGGAAGCCGTAGGTGTCGTAGAGCTTGAAGGCGGTCTCGCCGTCGAGCGTGCCGCCCTCGCCCATGTCGCCGGTTGCATCGTCGAGCAGCTTCAGGCCCTTGTCGAGCGTGCGGCGGAACTGCGTTTCTTCGCGCTCGAGCACTTCCTGGATAAGCGCCTGCCCTCGAACGAGCTCGGGATAGGCAGCGCCCATCTCGGTAACGAGCGCGGGCACGAGACGATGCATCAGCGGCTTGCTCGCACCCAGCAGGTGAGCGTGGCGCATGGCGCGGCGCATGATGCGGCGAAGCACGTAACCGCGGCCCTCGTTCGACGGCAGAACCCCGTCGGCCATCAGGAAACTGGTCGAGCGCAGGTGATCGGCGATCACGCGGTGGCTGGCGGTCCGGTCGCCTTCGGCCTTCACGCCCGTCAGGCTTTCACTTGCCGCGATCAGGTTCTTGAAGGTGTCGGTATCGTAATTGTCGTGGACTCCCTGCATGACGGCGGCCACGCGCTCGATCCCCATGCCGGTATCGATGCTCGGCTTGGGCAGATCGCCGACGATCTCGTCCGCTTCCTGCGTGAACTGCATGAAAACGAGGTTCCAGATCTCGACGAAGCGGTCGCCGTCCTCTTCCGGCGATCCTGGAGGGCCGCCCCAGATGTGATCGCCATGGTCGTAGAAGATTTCCGAGCACGGCCCGCAAGGCCCGTCCGAGCCCATGGCCCAGAAATTGTCCTTAGTCGGGATGCGGATGATGCGGTCATCGGCAAAGCCGGTCAGCTTCTTCCAAAGATCGAAGGCCTCGTCGTCCGTGTGGTAGACGGTGACCAGAAGGCGGTCCTTGTCGAGACCCCATTCCTTCGTGAGCAGCGTCCACGCGTGCTCGATCGCCTGCTCCTTGAAATAGTCGCCGAACGAGAAATTGCCGAGCATCTCGAAGAAAGTGTGGTGGCGCGCGGTGTAGCCGACGTTGTCGAGATCGTTGTGCTTGCCGCCTGCGCGCACGCATTTCTGCGCGCTGGTGGCGCGCGGCGCGGGCGGGGTCTCGAGCCCAGTGAAGGCGTTCTTGAACGGCACCATGCCCGCGTTGACGAACATCAGCGTGGGATCGCTGAAGGGAACGAGCGGCGCGCTGGCGACTTCGGCGTGCTCGTTGCGCGCGAAATAGTCGAGGAAGCTGCGGCGAATATCGTTGGTCGAAGTCATGCCTGCGCAGTTAGGCAATCGCACTCGGTGCTACAAGCGCGAATGACCCGTCAGACTGTGCAGGAATGGCGATCAGCCGGGTGCGCGGGCAGTGACGATCCAGCAGGCGGCGGGCAGCGATACCCGTCCGTGCTCGTGATGGCGCTCGATTACCCTACGCAAGCGGTCGAGCGCGGCTTCCCGATCATCCCCTTCGAGCGCCGCTACGGCGCGCGCGGCGGGTCCGATGCGGAGGAAATAGGACAGCGCGTCCTCCACCGCGTCCGGCCCCTCGCCCGCTACCATGCCATAGTCGATCGCCTCGAACCCGATGTCGCGCCATCCCGCTTCCGATAGGATCCGCTCGACCTTGTCGCGGCGGCCGAAAGCGAAGGGGCCGGGAGCATCGCGATCGGGCGGCGGGCCGTCGCTTTTCGGGAGCGCCGACATCAGCTCGCGAACCCATGCGTTTTCGGACGGTTCGCGAAAGCAGGAGAAGACGAGCCGCGCTGCAGGAGAGGCCTCGCTCGCGATATGCGTGAAGGCAGCGACAGGATCGCCGAAGAACATGACACCGTGGCGCGATACAATGAGATCGGCCCGCTCGCCCTCTACGGCAGCCCATTCCGTCGCGTCCCCGTGTTCGAAGCGAAGATTGGCATGGTCCGAAGCGCGAAAGCGTGCGGCGTCCAGCAGCTCCTCGCTTACATCGACGCCTATGACGCGGGAGGATGGATGTCCCTCGGCAAGGCGCAGGGAGAGCTCACCCGCGCCGCACCCGATGTCGAGCGCCTGCGCGAACTGGGATGCCGTAGCGACTTCGAGAAGGCGATCGGTCAGCGGACCGAAGCTGCGGTCGGTGCGCTGCCATTCCGCTGCCCAGACATGACCCACACGCCCGACCCATTCGGATTGATCGGTCATCCTGCCTCACACATCGTAGTAATCGCGGTACCAGTCCACGAAGCGCTTCACACCGTCCCGAATGCCGGTTTGCGGCACATAGCCTGTGAGCGACTTCAGCAGTTCGGCATCGGCCCATGTTGCCGGCACGTCGCCCGGCTGCATCGGCATGAGGTTGCGCTGCGCCTCGATCCCTAGCGCCTCTTCGATTGCCGCGATCATCTCGCCCAGCTGCTCGGGCTGGGAGTTGCCGATGTTGACGATACGCCAGGGTGCAACCGGGGAGAGGCTGTCGCCCGGCGCGATATCCTCCGGCGTTTCCGGCCGCACGGGCGGCGTATCGATCAGGCGGCGGATGGCTTCGACGAGATCGTCCACATAGGTGAAGTCCCGCATCATCTTGCCGTGGTTGTAAACGTCGATCGGCTCGCCTGCGAGCATGGCGCGGGTGAACTTGAACAGCGCCATGTCCGGCCGCCCCCACGGGCCATAGACCGTGAAGAAGCGGAACATCGTCACCGGCAGCCCGAAGAGGTGCGCGTAGGAATGCGCCATCGCCTCGGTCGCCTTCTTGGTCGCCGCGTAGAAGGACATCTGGTGGTCGGCCTTCATGGTCTCGCGGTACGGCATCTCGGTGTTCGCGCCGTAGGCGGAAGAGGTCGAGGCCAGCAGCATGTGCTGCGGCGGATGCGCGCGGGCGGCCTCGAGCAGTTCGAACGTGCCGACGAGATTGCTTTCCAGATAGCTGCGCGGATTGTCGATCGAATAGCGCACGCCCGCCTGCGCGGCGAGATGGACCACGACATCCGGCGTGTGTTCGGCAAACAGGCCGGCGAGCAGTTCGGGCGTTTCGATCGCCTCGTTCACGGCCGTAAAGCCAGGGCTCTGCAGCAGCCCCGCCTGGCGCCGGCGCTTCAGCTCGGGATCGTAATAGTCCGACAGCGAATCCACGCCGATTACCCGGAAGCCCTCGGCCAGCAGGCGCTGGCACAGGAAGTAGCCGATGAACCCGGCGGCCCCGGTGACCAGTGCGGTCCGCGCCTGCGCCATCAGTCGGCGCCGAACAGGTCGCGGGTGAAGACCTTTTCGCGCACATCTGCGATATCCGGATCGAGGCGGTTGGCGACGATGACGTCGGCCTCGGCCTTGAACGCCTCGAGGTCGCGTTCGACCCGGCTGCCGAAGAAGCTGTTTTCTTCCATCACCGGCTCGTAGACGATGACCTCGATACCTTTGGCCTTCACCCGCTTCATGATGCCCTGGATGGAGGACTGGCGGAAATTATCCGATCCCGCCTTCATCACCAGGCGGAAGATGCCGACCGTCTTCGGCTCCTTCGCGATGATCCGATCGGCAAGGTAATCCTTGCGGGTCCGGTTCGCGTCCACGATCGCGCGGATCAGGTTCTGCGGGACTTCGGAATAGTTCGCCAGCAGCTGCTTGGTGTCCTTGGGCAGGCAATAGCCGCCATAGCCGAAGGAGGGGTTGTTGTAGTGGCTGCCGATGCGCGGATCGAGACCGACGCCTTCGATGATCTGGCGCGTGTCGATCCCGTGTGAGAGCGCGTAACTGTCGAGCTCGTTGAAGAAGGCGACACGCATTGCGAGGTAGGTGTTGGCGAAGAGTTTGATCGCCTCGGCCTCATCCGCATCGGTCAGCAGAACCGGAACGTCCTCCTCGAGCGCGGGCTCCAGCAGCAGGTCGGCGAAGCGTTGCGCCCGCTCGGACCGTTCGCCCACGATGATGCGCGAAGGGTGAAGGTTGTCGTAAAGCGCCTTGCCTTCGCGCAGGAATTCGGGGCTGAAGATGATCCGGTCGGTCGCGAAGCGCTCGCGCGCCTGGGTCACATAGCCCACGGGCACGGTCGACTTGATGACCACGACCGTGGTGTCGTTCGCGGCAAGGACCTGCTCGATCACGGCATCCACAGCCGAAGTGTCGAAGAAGTTCGTCTCGACATCGTAATTGGTCGGAACGGCCGCAATCGCGAACTCGGCCCCGTCGATCGCTGCGGCGCTATCGGTCGTGAATCTGAGGTCGAGCGTATCGCGCAGGAGGTATTCCTCGACAAGGTCGTCCTGGATCGGCGAGCGCCGTTCCTGCAGCATGGCCACGCGATCGGCGGAAATATCGCAGCCCACCACGGTGTTGTGCTGCGAGAGCATGATGGCGTTGGAAAGGCCGACATAGCCAAGGCCGAAAACGGCGATCTTCATCGAATAGTCCGTATCTCTTTGCCGGATCGCAGGCGCGCAATCCGGCTCGCCTTCTGTGGGCAGGCCCGCGCGATTGCAAGCCTGCCCCGTCCGCCGCTCACCAGATGAAGTAGGGACCGCCGCGCTCGCGCGCGCGCTGCCAGGCCGGACGGGCGTGGATGGCCGCAACGAAGGCGGCCAGCTTGGGCGCTTTCTCGGCGTAACCCTGCATGACCGCGATTTCGGCCGGGAAGCTCATCATGACGTCCGCCGCCGACCAGTCCGACCCGACGAAATGGAGGTCATCCGAGATATTGTCCTCGGAAAACTGCACATGGGCGGCAAATTGCTCCTCGACGCGGGGCATCAGCGGGGCGGCGGCTTCGCCAAGGCGGTCGGCGTAGATCTTGAGCATGACCGGAACGAAGAAGCTGCTTTCGCCGAACTGCATCCACTCAAGATGGCGAACGCGCTCTTCGCTGCCCGCTTCCGGTAGCCAGGCTTCGCCGCCATGGCGTTCGCACAGATATTCGATGATCGCACCGCTTTCGGACACCATCAGGCCATCGTCCTCGATCACCGGTGACTTGCCGAGCGGATGGGCGTTCTTGAGTTCGGGCGGAGCAAGGTTGGTTTCCGCGTCGCGCTGATAGTGCGCGATCTCGTACTCGGCGCCGAGTTCTTCCAGCAGCCAAAGAATGCGCTGCGAGCGGCTATTGTTGAGATGGTGGACGGTGATGGTCATTCGGCTCTCCCCTGTCCCGAAGCGAATGGCCGGGACGATTCGCAGGCGACCCTAGGCAAGCGGGCTGCGCTTCGCCAGCCCTCGCCACAATCCTGCCAAGCGCCTGCCATACAAACGGAAAAGCCGGTGCGGCCCTAAAGCGGCGCGCACCGGCTTTCCGTTTCTTCGGGAGCGCCGGGGGACAGTCCGGCTGAGGCGCGAGCCCTGGGGGAGTAGGGTCGGGCGCGCTCCCGCTTGAAGAGATATCAGTCCTCGTCCGCGTCCGGGCCGGTCATCATCTCTTCGGCGACCTCGTCGGTGCGGCCGCGGATGGCGGCTTCCAACTTGGCACACATCTCTTCGTTCTCGGCGAGGAACTTCTTCGCGTTTTCTCGGCCTTGGCCGATGCGGACGCTGTCATAGCTGAACCAGCTGCCCGACTTTTCGACCACGCCGGCCTTCACGCCGAGGTCGAGGATTTCACCGATCTTCGAAATGCCCTGGCCGTACATGATGTCGAACTCGACCTGCTTGAACGGCGGGGCCACCTTGTTCTTGACCACCTTGACGCGGGTGGTGTTGCCGATGACTTCGTCGCGGTCCTTGATCTGGCCGGTACGGCGAATGTCGAGGCGGACCGAGGCGTAGAACTTCAGGGCATTGCCGCCGGTGGTGGTTTCGGGGTTACCGTACATCACACCGATCTTCATGCGCAGCTGGTTGATGAAGATCACCATGCACTTCGAACGGTTGATCGAACCGGTGAGCTTGCGCAGCGACTGGCTCATCAAGCGGGCCTGGAGGCCGACGTGGCTGTCACCCATCTCGCCTTCGATTTCGGCGCGCGGCACCAGCGCGGCGACCGAGTCGACGACGAGCACGTCGATCGCGTTCGAGCGGACCAGCGTGTCGGTGATTTCGAGCGCCTGTTCGCCGGTGTCGGGCTGCGACACGATCAGCTCGTCGATATCGACGCCGAGCTTCTTTGCGTAAACCGGATCGAGCGCGTGTTCCGCGTCAACGAAGGCGACCGTACCACCGGCCTTCTGCGCTTCGGCCAGCACATGCAGCGCCAGCGTAGTCTTGCCCGAGCTTTCCGGACCGTAGACTTCGATCACGCGGCCCTTGGGCAGGCCGCCGACGCCGAGCGCGATATCGAGGCCCAGCGAACCGGTGGAGATCGCCTCCACCTGCATGGTTTCCTTCTGGCCCAGCTTCATTGCCGAACCCTTGCCGAACGCGCGATCGATCTGCGCGAGCGCGGCGTCCAATGCCTTCTGACGGTCTGCGTCCACTTTCTTGTCCTCTACGAGCTTCAGACTTGCCGCCATGACATCACCTCCTGCGCTTGGCCAGAGCCGCTATCGACTCTTCAACTGGCAATTGGTGTATCCATTTTGTTCTCTTGGAACAAGGGGGGAACGGAAATTATTTTCCTGTTTTGTTCCAGAACGGAGGAAACCGCGGAATTCCGCGCTTCAGCCGCGCTGTTCGCTCAGCACTTCGGCGACCTTGGCGTTGATTTGCTGCACGCTGAAGGGCTTGGGAATGAAGTGCA
It includes:
- a CDS encoding bifunctional GNAT family N-acetyltransferase/carbon-nitrogen hydrolase family protein is translated as MAKPPTKKRTAKRKGPEKFGQRRLEVRGAMIKDIPGIANLVRRVYEDMPAYTHGEIRGQINNFKEGCFVALLDDEVVGYCATMQIAEALAFQDHDWDEITGNGYGSRHDPTGDWLYGYEMCVDPKVRGVRIGRRLYEERRALAEEKDLTGIVFAGRMPNYRRFRRRVDGPQDYLDKVVEKKLHDPVLRFQMANGFEPERILEGYLPEDKASMANAVMMVWRNPYVERDQPVKKRLPRGVESVRVATCQLQARQLADYDEFMRAIEYFVDVASDYESDFIVFPELFTLMLLSFEEKELSPVEAIERLSEYTPRLRSDISEMAMRYNINIIAGSHPTRMEDGDIHNVAYVCLRDGSVHAQEKIHPTPNERYWWNIKGGDKVEVIQTDCGPIGVQICYDSEFPELSRRLADEGARIIFVPFCTDSRQGYLRVRYCGQARAIENQCFVVLSGNVGNLPNVANMDIQYAQSCILTPCDFPFARDGIAAEASENVETLTISDINLADLSWARAEGTVRNLADRRFDLYRIEWDEDGKHPGKPRPRREPLGPSHAGGG
- a CDS encoding endo-1,4-beta-xylanase; amino-acid sequence: MKTTRRTLLKGAAIGGLAMMGGGARAALAGPAEGLKASANARGLQFGIATNRIEVANPALAELIARNASVTLTRNDMKWGRVEAERGTRDYTHARTVSDFAERNGLALRGHNVVWAMDVFMPDWFVEMERQPRRQARRDMKSEMWHHAHRLEAAFPQVRSWDVVNEAVNPRSGKLRNSVLTRTLGDRYFDLAFQIMRAKAPGAQLVYNDAVDWRPNGAHRDGILRLLEGALKRDVPIDAVGIEGHLGPWLGREADYRGWSAFLDELADLGLPVIITELDCDDRNLGRVSPARRDQLFAEETERYLDLTLDNTNVRQVVAWTAVDTDIDAFWKGATRPRWIPANKSFLGGVFDTGLRRTPTYAAIDRALKAAPLR
- a CDS encoding cation:proton antiporter domain-containing protein, translating into MASAEFASPAVADALVILGAAGLVIPVFTRFRVTPIIGFILIGVAVGPYGLGRLVFEHPWLSYITISDPETLEPFAEFGIILLLFAIGLELSFNRLWQMRKLVFGLGAMELIVIGSCLAIALSMMGQFWTGALALGFALAFSSTAIVLPIAGTHSPVGRAALAMLLFEDIMIVPIIFILGAMAPNAAGEGWEGMLTTLWQGGLVIAAMMILGRFALPRLFGQAARTKSPELFLAASLLVVIGASLATAAVGLSPIVGALIAGLLIAETEYHGEVEAIMDPFKGLALGIFLITVGMSIDLQTIWENLGLIATAVLLILPFKALVTGVLLRLMGARRSTAAETGILMASPSETSLIIIAAASSALLIQPGTAQFWQIVTAIGLTVTPLLARLGRAIARRVEPVPELPEDAEDEPRVIIVGAGRVGLLIAQMLSAHDKPYVALDSDPDLIESAKRKGFRATFGDAARGDAMTRLGIEKALAVVLTMDEPVLVQRLVSKLRKEHPDLLIVCRARDVGHAAALYRAGASHAVPETLESSLQLSEAVLVDIGVAMGPVIASIHEKRDEFREQIEQEGALAYKPKLRTSTTEA